In Aquiflexum balticum DSM 16537, a single genomic region encodes these proteins:
- a CDS encoding restriction endonuclease subunit S codes for MKVTEEYKQTEVGLIPSDWKVTKLFEVIEANRSIRYGIVQPGKFEPNGCLMLRSQDYSKGWSNSNEMHRVNAELENQYKNARLNKDDLIMTVVGAGIGQVVIAPDWLDKAIVSRSTARIAVDKTKAAKEYILCCLTSPLGVRQILDAQKEGAQPVISCLDLAKFNIPYPSLKEQTAIATALSDADALISNLEKLIAKKRNIKQGAMQKLLLPKEGWTNLPISSLANISTGAKNTQDRIEDGMYPFFVRSQNIERINSFSYQGEAILIAGDGVGTGKVMHYYNGKFDFHQRVYKLSDFNSCIIGLYFFLYFKNNFYERMMQMTAKSSVDSIRRDMISNMIIPFPSREEQTRIATILSDMDAEINALEIKLEKYKKVKLGMMQNLLTGRIRLV; via the coding sequence ATGAAAGTAACAGAGGAATACAAACAAACTGAAGTGGGCTTAATTCCAAGTGATTGGAAGGTGACTAAATTATTTGAGGTTATTGAAGCCAACAGAAGCATTCGTTATGGAATTGTTCAGCCTGGAAAATTTGAGCCAAATGGCTGCTTGATGTTAAGAAGTCAAGATTATTCCAAAGGTTGGAGTAATTCTAATGAAATGCATCGAGTGAATGCCGAATTAGAAAATCAATACAAAAATGCCAGATTAAATAAAGATGATTTAATAATGACGGTTGTTGGGGCTGGAATTGGACAAGTTGTTATTGCTCCCGATTGGTTAGATAAAGCAATCGTTTCTAGAAGTACAGCGAGAATTGCAGTTGATAAAACAAAGGCTGCTAAAGAATATATTCTATGTTGTTTAACTAGCCCTCTTGGTGTAAGACAAATTTTAGATGCTCAAAAAGAAGGAGCCCAACCTGTAATTAGCTGTCTTGATTTAGCAAAATTTAATATTCCATACCCTAGTCTAAAAGAACAAACCGCCATAGCCACCGCCCTATCTGATGCCGATGCCTTGATAAGCAATTTAGAAAAACTCATTGCCAAAAAACGCAACATCAAGCAAGGTGCAATGCAAAAACTGCTGCTGCCGAAGGAAGGTTGGACTAATTTACCAATTAGCTCATTAGCAAATATTTCAACAGGAGCGAAAAATACTCAGGATAGAATTGAAGATGGCATGTATCCCTTTTTTGTTCGTTCACAAAACATTGAAAGAATCAATTCATTTTCTTATCAGGGCGAAGCCATTTTAATAGCAGGGGATGGAGTAGGAACCGGTAAAGTAATGCATTATTACAATGGGAAGTTCGATTTTCATCAAAGGGTTTATAAACTAAGTGATTTCAATAGTTGTATAATTGGTTTATATTTTTTCCTGTATTTTAAAAATAATTTTTATGAAAGGATGATGCAAATGACAGCAAAATCTTCTGTTGATTCTATTAGGCGAGATATGATTTCAAATATGATAATTCCATTTCCTTCAAGAGAAGAACAAACCCGCATCGCCACAATTCTTTCCGATATGGATGCCGAAATCAATGCATTAGAAATCAAATTGGAGAAATACAAAAAGGTAAAATTAGGGATGATGCAGAATTTATTAACGGGGAGGATAAGGTTGGTATGA
- a CDS encoding type I restriction endonuclease subunit R translates to MSKVGQIERATQNRLVKLFQEVLKYRYLGNFEHEEENSNVDEALLTAFLTKQGHSLSLINKVLFEFKKTVTINTSDDLYQANKNVYAALRYGINVKEEAGQNKQTVYLIDWNNPKENDFAIAEEVTIRGQHSTSGELGRTKRPDIVIYLNGIAIGVLELKRSTVSVSEGIRQNNDNQKHLFIKPFYTTIQLVMAGQDVEGLRYAAIDTSEKYYLKWKEVSEEFNRHDTHLLELTKPIREQSDLADNLLDKHVIEMLGKERLLEILHDFVVYDRGQKKFCRPNQYFGIKAAQEHIRQKEGGIIWHTQGSGKSLTMVWLTKWIREYNPNARVLIITDRDELDKQIEKVFKGVGEDIFRCIPKDGKSGGAVLIEKLNDTKPWLLCSLIHKFGNKDEGADKTKDYDSYLEELKNSLPKDFKPKGDFYVFVDECHRSQSGDLNKAMREILGEKALFIGFTGTPIMQADKKQSITIFGKYIHTYKFDEAVKDGVVLDLRYEARDIEQKITSLDKIDLWFESKTKGLTDFAKIELKQKWGTMKKVFSSVGRLQKIVADILLDMETRERLQNGRGNAILVSDSILNACRFYQLFQDAGFTRCAIVTSFAPSHSDIKGEGEGYTEKLMQYGIYQKMLNGKTTEDFEDEVKKRFIDEPAQMKLLIVVDKLLTGFDAPSATFLYIDKSMRDHGLFQAICRVNRLDGEDKDYGYIIDYKDLFGSLESAYKDFTSKAFEDYDKNDVEGLLGDRLTKGKERLDDALETIKALCEPVVPPKGTQQYIAYFCGNPQLKDDLKDTEPKRVALYKAVISLIRAYANIADQMEDAGYKPTEIEAIKNDLKHFESVRKEIQLASGDWVDLKQYEPAMRHLIDSYIAAEESKKVSAFDDFSLVELLVKEGKGALDKLPDGIKKNKEAMAETIENNLRKVIIEESPTNPIYYEKMSVLLDELIKLRNEEAGEYEKYLEEILKLAVKIKEPGTSPEYPSTINTQGKRALYDNLDRDEPLTIAMDSAVIYGKYDDWEGTLSKEKHLKNKVVKPVLKNYNKLEKLDPIFEVIKQQKEYK, encoded by the coding sequence ATGAGTAAAGTAGGACAGATAGAACGTGCCACCCAAAACCGACTTGTAAAACTCTTTCAGGAAGTTTTAAAATATCGGTATTTGGGGAATTTTGAGCATGAAGAAGAAAACAGCAATGTGGATGAAGCGTTGTTGACAGCCTTCTTAACCAAGCAAGGGCACAGCCTATCGCTTATCAACAAAGTTCTTTTTGAGTTTAAAAAAACCGTTACCATCAACACCAGCGATGACCTGTACCAAGCCAACAAAAATGTCTATGCAGCTTTACGCTATGGCATCAATGTAAAGGAAGAAGCGGGACAAAATAAACAGACTGTCTACCTGATAGATTGGAATAACCCGAAGGAAAATGACTTTGCCATTGCAGAAGAAGTAACCATAAGGGGACAACACAGTACTAGTGGTGAGCTGGGTCGAACCAAGAGACCCGATATTGTAATTTACCTCAATGGAATAGCCATTGGAGTATTGGAACTGAAACGAAGCACAGTTTCAGTTTCCGAAGGCATCCGCCAAAACAACGACAACCAAAAACACCTGTTTATCAAACCTTTTTACACCACTATCCAATTGGTAATGGCAGGGCAAGATGTGGAAGGTTTAAGGTATGCAGCCATTGATACTTCTGAAAAGTATTATTTGAAATGGAAAGAAGTAAGTGAAGAATTTAACCGGCATGATACCCACCTGTTAGAACTTACCAAACCCATCAGAGAGCAATCTGACTTAGCAGATAATCTGCTCGACAAGCATGTGATTGAAATGTTGGGAAAAGAACGGTTGCTCGAAATTCTCCATGACTTTGTGGTGTATGACCGTGGTCAAAAGAAGTTTTGCAGACCCAATCAATATTTTGGAATAAAAGCCGCACAAGAGCATATCCGCCAAAAGGAAGGGGGAATCATTTGGCATACACAGGGAAGCGGTAAAAGTCTGACCATGGTGTGGCTTACCAAATGGATTAGAGAATACAATCCAAATGCAAGGGTGCTTATCATCACTGACCGCGATGAGTTGGACAAACAAATTGAAAAGGTCTTTAAAGGCGTTGGAGAAGATATTTTTAGATGTATCCCAAAAGATGGCAAAAGTGGAGGAGCAGTACTCATCGAAAAACTGAACGACACCAAACCTTGGCTGTTGTGTTCACTCATTCACAAGTTTGGCAACAAAGACGAAGGTGCTGATAAAACAAAAGACTATGACAGCTATTTGGAAGAATTAAAGAATAGCCTGCCCAAAGATTTTAAGCCTAAGGGGGATTTTTATGTGTTCGTAGATGAATGTCACAGGTCACAAAGCGGAGATTTGAATAAGGCAATGCGAGAAATTTTAGGTGAAAAAGCTCTGTTTATAGGCTTTACAGGGACTCCCATCATGCAAGCCGATAAGAAACAAAGCATTACAATTTTTGGGAAATACATCCATACCTACAAATTCGATGAAGCGGTCAAGGATGGAGTTGTATTGGATTTACGATATGAAGCCAGAGACATCGAGCAAAAAATAACTTCTTTGGACAAAATAGACCTTTGGTTTGAAAGTAAAACAAAAGGACTGACCGATTTTGCCAAAATAGAACTCAAACAGAAATGGGGCACGATGAAAAAGGTGTTCAGTTCTGTTGGTCGTTTGCAGAAGATTGTTGCCGACATCTTGTTGGATATGGAAACCCGCGAACGTCTGCAAAACGGTAGGGGAAACGCCATTTTGGTCTCGGATAGTATTTTAAATGCCTGCCGTTTTTATCAGTTGTTTCAGGATGCAGGGTTTACCCGTTGTGCTATTGTGACATCCTTTGCCCCATCGCACAGCGACATCAAGGGAGAAGGGGAGGGATATACTGAAAAATTGATGCAGTATGGTATTTATCAAAAAATGCTCAACGGCAAAACCACAGAAGACTTTGAAGATGAAGTCAAGAAGCGCTTTATTGACGAGCCTGCACAAATGAAGTTGCTGATAGTGGTGGACAAACTGCTAACTGGCTTTGATGCACCAAGTGCCACCTTTCTTTACATTGATAAGAGTATGCGTGACCACGGTTTATTTCAGGCCATTTGCCGGGTGAACAGATTGGATGGGGAAGATAAAGATTACGGTTACATCATTGATTACAAGGATTTGTTCGGAAGTTTGGAAAGTGCTTATAAAGATTTTACCTCTAAGGCTTTTGAGGATTACGACAAAAACGATGTGGAGGGATTGTTAGGCGACCGTTTGACTAAAGGCAAAGAACGCTTAGACGATGCTTTGGAAACCATCAAAGCGCTATGCGAACCGGTAGTTCCTCCTAAAGGCACACAGCAATACATTGCCTATTTCTGTGGTAATCCACAATTGAAAGATGATTTGAAAGACACCGAACCAAAAAGGGTTGCATTATACAAAGCTGTGATTTCGCTTATCCGTGCTTATGCCAACATTGCGGATCAAATGGAAGACGCAGGTTACAAACCAACGGAAATTGAAGCCATAAAAAATGACTTGAAGCATTTTGAAAGTGTCCGAAAGGAAATCCAATTAGCAAGTGGCGATTGGGTAGATTTAAAACAATACGAGCCTGCGATGCGACATTTGATTGACAGTTACATTGCAGCTGAAGAAAGCAAAAAAGTATCTGCTTTTGATGATTTTAGTTTGGTTGAGTTACTGGTAAAGGAGGGTAAGGGTGCTTTGGACAAATTGCCTGACGGCATCAAAAAGAACAAAGAAGCAATGGCGGAAACCATTGAAAACAACCTTCGAAAAGTAATTATTGAAGAAAGCCCAACCAATCCTATTTACTATGAAAAAATGAGTGTGTTGCTTGACGAACTCATTAAGCTAAGAAATGAGGAAGCCGGGGAATATGAAAAATATCTGGAAGAAATACTGAAGCTTGCTGTCAAAATTAAAGAACCCGGAACAAGCCCTGAATATCCCTCAACTATTAACACCCAAGGCAAGCGTGCTTTGTATGACAATTTAGATAGGGACGAACCTTTGACCATTGCAATGGACAGTGCAGTAATCTATGGCAAATACGATGATTGGGAAGGCACATTATCAAAGGAAAAACATTTGAAGAATAAAGTGGTAAAGCCTGTTCTGAAAAATTACAATAAGCTTGAAAAATTAGACCCAATTTTTGAAGTCATAAAGCAGCAAAAGGAATACAAATAG
- a CDS encoding DUF262 domain-containing protein has product MREVINKNSNCTLKRISELHGMTFFVEAYQRGYKWDVQQVLDLLFDIDEFEVIGSRFYCLQPVVVKKIEETDSRIIDKNIANKDIVYELIDGQQRLTNIFIILSLLAKDQLPFQLIYKTRPESESFLNNIANIQPVAFDLLPDNIKETNRQVNEIWKLYITHNPENDNVDNYHFFKTSMLVYQWSQRKDIVTFIDKLLQHVKVIWYNIQNQSEVEKVPVQTKNAEQIFINFNQGKIQLEQAELIKALFVIKFKEIVNLEIRSIHINQFAEEWNNIEAQLQDDRFWYFVSNDISDKKRYNRIDLFFDILSNKSVKTEDYLFAYHFYLKSNKSIDQSIDNWKKLKDLFELLKEWYDDRLLYHLIGIIIYLEIKTIPDLISIYKDKKTIKNKIDFEHQLKSILAIYKLEFEIAKLDYKSPKETKIILHLFNIATYFISDFNYRFPFDKLKTQVWSLEHIHAQKADKFTDKQEFIDWLEDVQPLLEDIVDNAKLQESKNLLEELKNKELREIKDKLLAFHNTLINILNKDNIDNLCLLDKNTNSSLGNNTFIRKREMILEIDNKGEIEIEGEKHKVFIPIATKNVFLKYYTADTRHIQFTYWGKKDREDYISAIEEQLENFLSNA; this is encoded by the coding sequence ATGAGAGAAGTAATTAATAAAAACTCCAATTGCACGCTAAAAAGAATTAGCGAACTACATGGAATGACCTTTTTTGTAGAGGCTTACCAAAGAGGCTACAAATGGGATGTGCAGCAAGTGCTGGATTTGCTATTTGATATTGATGAATTTGAAGTGATTGGGTCTCGATTTTATTGTTTGCAGCCAGTGGTTGTAAAAAAGATAGAGGAAACTGATTCACGCATAATAGATAAAAATATTGCAAATAAAGACATTGTATATGAGCTAATTGATGGTCAGCAACGCTTGACCAATATCTTCATTATTCTTTCGTTGTTGGCAAAAGATCAACTACCTTTTCAACTCATTTACAAAACAAGACCTGAAAGCGAATCATTTTTAAACAACATTGCTAATATTCAGCCTGTTGCGTTCGATTTGCTGCCCGACAATATAAAAGAAACCAATCGACAGGTAAATGAAATTTGGAAGTTGTACATAACACATAATCCAGAAAATGACAATGTAGATAATTACCATTTTTTCAAAACTAGTATGCTGGTTTATCAATGGTCGCAGAGGAAAGACATTGTGACTTTTATTGATAAACTTTTGCAGCACGTTAAAGTGATATGGTACAACATTCAAAATCAATCTGAAGTTGAAAAGGTACCAGTTCAAACAAAAAATGCGGAGCAAATATTCATCAACTTCAATCAGGGTAAAATACAGTTAGAACAGGCAGAATTGATAAAAGCTTTGTTTGTAATAAAATTTAAAGAAATAGTTAATCTTGAAATCAGAAGCATTCACATTAATCAGTTTGCAGAGGAGTGGAACAATATTGAAGCACAATTGCAAGACGACCGTTTCTGGTATTTTGTGAGTAACGATATATCCGATAAAAAACGATACAATCGGATTGATTTGTTTTTCGATATCCTTTCAAATAAATCAGTAAAAACAGAAGATTATCTTTTTGCTTACCATTTCTATTTAAAATCCAACAAGAGCATTGACCAATCAATAGATAATTGGAAAAAATTAAAAGACCTATTTGAACTTTTAAAGGAGTGGTATGATGACAGATTACTTTATCATTTGATTGGTATAATTATTTACTTGGAAATTAAAACTATTCCAGATTTAATTTCGATTTACAAAGACAAGAAGACAATAAAAAATAAAATTGACTTTGAGCATCAATTAAAGTCTATTCTTGCCATTTATAAACTAGAATTTGAAATAGCTAAGTTGGATTACAAAAGTCCAAAAGAGACAAAAATCATCTTACATCTTTTTAATATAGCTACTTATTTTATTAGCGATTTCAATTACCGCTTTCCTTTTGACAAGCTCAAAACTCAAGTATGGTCATTGGAACATATCCACGCACAAAAAGCTGACAAATTTACTGATAAACAAGAGTTTATAGATTGGCTTGAAGATGTTCAACCTTTACTAGAAGATATTGTCGATAATGCTAAACTGCAAGAATCTAAAAATCTTTTAGAAGAATTGAAGAACAAGGAGCTTAGAGAAATTAAAGATAAGCTGTTAGCTTTTCACAATACTTTAATCAACATCCTAAACAAAGATAACATAGATAATCTTTGTTTACTCGACAAGAATACCAATTCGTCTCTAGGCAATAATACTTTTATAAGAAAACGTGAGATGATATTAGAGATTGACAATAAAGGAGAAATTGAAATCGAAGGGGAAAAACATAAGGTATTCATTCCCATTGCTACAAAGAATGTGTTTTTAAAATACTACACAGCAGATACCCGGCATATTCAGTTTACCTATTGGGGCAAAAAAGACCGTGAAGATTATATATCGGCTATTGAAGAACAATTAGAAAATTTTTTGAGCAATGCATAA
- a CDS encoding DUF262 domain-containing protein, with protein sequence MESQHLTNDNVLTFMDIISHHKIEIPVIQRDYAQGRKSSRINPIRKKFIKDLIDALKDFSKSIHLDFVYGRVGGKNQKLVFAKNKEAIENILLAVKGYADQCNIDFDPKIKVPDTINDSINSNFIPLDGQQRLTTLYLLHWYILKRIEVDDKEVTLSQLKGFSYKTRNSTKEFCTFLITTGTFLNFEKDKSITKSIEESPLFYSIWKKDPSVQGMLTTLEEIHDLLKSVDDNSLIIYWTNLTKNRNITFDFLDLDDYEQTDELYVKMNARGKQLTDFEHFKSWLHEYTKSNGIKISESKWSDKIDTKWLDLFWKNKPENTFEVDALIYNFIKSINLYEYITRTPKEPKNKEQQSGIVINKELIEKIRESNEDKGFISVAEFEDSKFFSSESLDFTFSCLTKLYDIDLGQLHDNLKNITLFPFLGNANKEAKLPFIFLSDNFNPSLPDRVFYYAFLIFISDNSIDLSEIETTEQLKQWMRICRNIIYNTYIQNPDNFIDAVKAINELSVHKCEIEKAISTENFSIKFFDSQLKEEIKKIEYFDKSDKWKMKIIEIENHTYFYGQIDFIFNLLDNQNDYLQFEFYCDKLSKIFNQLEANNFLFHRLLLSKGIYLVNSNSKYSFCESNAGSLRVRQDNWRKVFNDETKLKYLKAVLDETTSLDISDSSLVNYSKQTWESFFIDKKYIQNISYLQNRLIDWQNVWDIKLLEKLTLIGKHGDLYSYSLYLDLKIEKSHIKYISVNGRRSESNKPKIEIELNNETVILFYEPNFNSENCAFVIEFGSTKFDDNSEFIKMDKMMVYSMNKSRVAEEYGKALIAISKLLKSILE encoded by the coding sequence ATGGAAAGTCAACATTTAACAAATGATAATGTGCTAACCTTTATGGATATAATTAGCCATCATAAAATTGAAATTCCTGTTATTCAGAGAGATTATGCTCAAGGGCGAAAAAGCAGCAGAATTAATCCTATCAGAAAAAAATTTATTAAAGATTTAATAGATGCTTTGAAGGACTTTTCAAAATCTATTCATCTTGATTTTGTATATGGAAGGGTTGGGGGTAAAAATCAGAAACTTGTTTTTGCCAAAAACAAAGAGGCCATTGAAAATATTTTACTGGCAGTTAAAGGATATGCAGACCAATGCAATATTGATTTCGACCCGAAAATCAAAGTACCCGACACAATTAATGACTCGATCAATAGCAATTTTATACCTTTAGATGGGCAGCAAAGACTTACCACACTTTACCTTTTGCATTGGTACATCTTGAAAAGAATTGAGGTTGATGATAAAGAAGTTACGTTAAGTCAACTTAAAGGATTTAGTTACAAGACCAGAAACTCCACCAAAGAGTTTTGCACCTTTTTAATAACCACGGGCACTTTTTTGAATTTTGAGAAAGATAAGTCAATTACAAAATCCATAGAAGAGAGCCCTTTATTTTACAGCATTTGGAAGAAAGACCCATCAGTTCAAGGAATGCTTACTACTTTAGAAGAAATACACGATTTACTAAAATCGGTAGATGATAATTCATTAATTATTTACTGGACGAACTTAACAAAGAATAGAAATATAACCTTTGACTTTTTGGATTTAGACGACTACGAACAAACTGATGAGCTGTATGTGAAAATGAATGCACGAGGAAAACAACTGACAGACTTTGAGCATTTTAAATCCTGGCTACACGAATACACTAAATCAAATGGAATCAAAATATCAGAAAGCAAGTGGTCTGATAAAATTGACACAAAATGGTTGGATTTGTTCTGGAAAAACAAACCTGAGAACACTTTTGAAGTAGATGCTTTAATTTACAATTTTATAAAAAGCATAAACCTTTATGAATACATTACAAGAACTCCAAAAGAACCTAAAAATAAAGAACAACAATCTGGAATAGTTATCAATAAAGAGCTAATTGAAAAAATCAGAGAAAGCAACGAGGATAAAGGCTTTATTTCAGTTGCAGAATTTGAAGATTCCAAATTTTTTAGTTCGGAAAGTTTGGACTTTACTTTTTCTTGCCTGACCAAGTTATATGATATTGATTTAGGTCAATTACATGATAATTTGAAAAACATTACACTTTTTCCATTTTTGGGAAATGCCAATAAAGAGGCAAAATTACCCTTCATTTTTTTATCAGACAATTTTAACCCATCGTTACCTGACAGAGTTTTTTACTATGCTTTCTTAATATTTATTTCTGATAATTCTATTGATTTGTCTGAAATTGAAACTACTGAGCAATTAAAACAATGGATGCGGATTTGCAGAAATATTATCTACAATACCTACATACAAAATCCTGACAACTTCATAGATGCTGTAAAGGCAATTAACGAGCTATCAGTTCATAAATGTGAAATTGAGAAAGCTATTAGCACAGAAAACTTTAGTATTAAGTTCTTTGATAGCCAGTTAAAAGAAGAAATCAAAAAAATAGAATATTTCGACAAGTCCGATAAATGGAAGATGAAGATTATAGAAATAGAGAATCACACTTACTTCTATGGTCAAATTGATTTCATCTTCAATCTTTTAGATAATCAAAATGACTATCTTCAATTTGAGTTTTATTGCGATAAGCTGTCTAAAATATTTAATCAGCTTGAAGCAAATAATTTTCTTTTTCACCGATTGTTACTTTCAAAAGGGATTTATTTAGTTAATTCTAATAGTAAATATTCATTTTGTGAATCCAACGCTGGTAGCCTTCGTGTACGGCAAGACAATTGGAGGAAAGTTTTTAATGATGAAACAAAATTAAAATATCTAAAAGCGGTTTTGGACGAAACAACATCTTTGGATATTTCTGATAGCTCATTGGTAAATTATTCAAAACAAACATGGGAATCGTTTTTTATTGATAAAAAATACATTCAGAATATTTCCTATTTACAAAATCGCCTGATTGATTGGCAGAATGTATGGGATATTAAACTTTTGGAAAAGTTAACTCTAATTGGGAAGCACGGGGACTTATATTCTTATTCGCTTTATCTTGATTTGAAAATAGAAAAATCCCACATCAAATATATTTCAGTGAATGGACGGAGAAGTGAATCCAATAAGCCTAAGATTGAAATTGAGTTGAATAATGAAACCGTAATTTTATTTTATGAACCCAATTTCAATAGTGAAAATTGCGCCTTTGTAATTGAATTTGGTTCAACTAAGTTTGATGATAATTCCGAATTTATAAAGATGGATAAAATGATGGTTTATTCAATGAATAAATCTAGAGTGGCGGAGGAGTATGGGAAAGCATTGATTGCCATTTCCAAATTATTGAAATCAATTTTAGAATGA